In Candidatus Palauibacter scopulicola, the following proteins share a genomic window:
- a CDS encoding M28 family metallopeptidase, which yields MLRRSAAPSVKPVMIVVLAAAVATPPASRPLHGQEAGRPAAELAALHDIVAAVSAARVEADIRRLAGFGTRHTLSDTLSDTRGIGAARRWIKAEFDAISAACGGCLEVSYQTSLVMGAARIPDTTAIVNVLAIQRGTTDPGRYVVMSGDIDSRATGALDGVIDAPGANDNASGMAGVLEAARVLTQYEFNGSIIYAGLSGEEQGLFGGRHMAEVALDEGWRLQAVLNNDMIGNIQGQNGISDNTIARIFAEGTRADETEQVAGRRRVTGGEVDSPSRNLARFVDRLVDGYVPNLDMMMVYRLDRFGRGGHHRPFNDAGFPAVRIMEANEDYRRQHQDIRVEDGVEYGDVIEEVEFDFAAKLTAVNAISLAAMAWAPAPPRNVAIQGAVRPSTTLRWDPVPPDRAPNLAGYRVYWRLTDAPQWQWSVFAGDVTEHTLENIVIDNYLFGVASVSEDGYESPVVFPWPIGAFEPLEWTRRDPGS from the coding sequence GTGCTTCGAAGGTCCGCAGCGCCCAGCGTGAAGCCCGTCATGATCGTCGTCCTCGCCGCCGCCGTGGCGACCCCCCCCGCCTCCCGCCCGCTGCACGGCCAGGAAGCCGGGCGACCCGCCGCGGAACTCGCGGCGCTGCACGACATCGTGGCGGCCGTCTCGGCCGCGCGCGTGGAGGCCGACATCCGCCGGCTCGCGGGCTTCGGCACCCGCCACACGCTGTCCGACACGCTGTCCGACACGCGCGGGATCGGGGCCGCCCGGCGCTGGATCAAGGCCGAGTTCGACGCGATCTCCGCGGCGTGCGGCGGGTGCCTCGAGGTCTCGTACCAGACGTCCCTCGTCATGGGCGCGGCCCGCATCCCCGACACGACGGCCATCGTCAACGTGCTCGCGATCCAGCGCGGGACGACGGACCCGGGCCGCTACGTCGTGATGTCGGGCGATATCGACTCGCGCGCTACGGGCGCCCTCGACGGCGTCATCGACGCGCCCGGCGCGAACGACAACGCGTCCGGGATGGCCGGCGTGCTGGAGGCCGCGCGCGTCCTCACGCAGTACGAGTTCAACGGATCCATCATCTACGCGGGGCTGTCCGGCGAGGAGCAGGGGCTGTTCGGCGGGCGGCACATGGCCGAGGTCGCGCTCGACGAGGGCTGGCGCCTCCAGGCGGTGCTGAACAACGACATGATCGGCAACATCCAGGGCCAGAACGGCATCTCGGACAACACCATCGCGCGCATCTTCGCCGAGGGCACGCGGGCGGACGAAACCGAGCAGGTCGCCGGGCGGCGGCGCGTCACCGGGGGCGAGGTGGACTCCCCGTCGCGGAACCTGGCCCGTTTCGTCGACCGTCTCGTCGACGGCTACGTCCCGAATCTCGACATGATGATGGTGTACCGGCTGGACCGGTTCGGGCGCGGCGGACACCACCGGCCGTTCAACGACGCCGGCTTCCCCGCCGTCCGGATCATGGAGGCGAACGAGGACTACCGGCGCCAGCACCAGGACATCCGCGTGGAGGATGGCGTCGAGTACGGCGACGTGATCGAGGAGGTCGAGTTCGACTTCGCCGCCAAGCTGACGGCGGTCAACGCGATCTCGCTCGCCGCCATGGCCTGGGCTCCCGCGCCGCCGCGGAACGTGGCGATCCAGGGCGCCGTCCGGCCGTCCACGACGCTCAGGTGGGACCCGGTCCCCCCGGACCGCGCCCCGAACCTCGCGGGATACCGCGTCTACTGGCGGCTCACCGATGCGCCGCAGTGGCAGTGGAGCGTCTTCGCGGGCGACGTGACGGAGCACACGCTCGAGAACATCGTCATCGACAACTACCTGTTCGGCGTGGCCAGCGTGTCGGAGGACGGCTACGAGAGTCCCGTCGTCTTCCCGTGGCCCATCGGAGCGTTCGAGCCGCTGGAATGGACCCGCCGCGATCCCGGTAGCTAG
- a CDS encoding M50 family metallopeptidase, whose translation MNDQSKRRVRFLAAFVGLFAVVWFLWDTPFVYPVKLFVVLMHEISHGLATLATGGRILAIEVTPREGGLCRCPGGNAFLSLSAGYLGSLLWGGLMIWSAERFPTLSSWFSAVLAATVGGMTLLFAQQSFAVAFGLAFSAALLAVAWRASAAVNRVLLTALGLTSCLYAVLDIKSDILDRPELRSDARMLAELTGIPTLVWGGLWIAVALLFCFFLFRWAWRRA comes from the coding sequence ATGAACGATCAATCCAAGCGACGCGTCCGGTTCCTGGCCGCGTTCGTCGGCCTCTTCGCGGTCGTCTGGTTCCTCTGGGACACGCCCTTCGTGTATCCCGTGAAGCTCTTCGTCGTCCTCATGCACGAGATCAGCCACGGGCTGGCAACGCTGGCGACGGGGGGGCGGATCCTCGCCATCGAGGTGACGCCGCGCGAAGGAGGACTGTGCCGGTGTCCCGGCGGGAACGCGTTCCTGAGCCTTTCCGCGGGGTATCTCGGAAGTCTGCTCTGGGGCGGACTGATGATCTGGAGCGCGGAACGCTTCCCGACGCTCAGCTCGTGGTTTTCCGCGGTCCTCGCCGCGACCGTGGGGGGCATGACGCTGCTCTTCGCGCAGCAATCCTTCGCCGTCGCGTTCGGACTCGCCTTCTCCGCCGCGCTGCTCGCGGTGGCCTGGCGGGCGAGCGCCGCGGTGAACCGCGTCCTGCTCACCGCGCTCGGCCTCACGAGTTGCCTCTACGCGGTGCTGGACATCAAGAGCGACATCCTCGACCGGCCGGAGTTGCGGTCGGACGCCCGGATGCTGGCCGAACTCACCGGCATCCCGACGCTCGTCTGGGGCGGGTTGTGGATCGCCGTCGCGCTCCTGTTCTGCTTCTTCCTGTTCCGCTGGGCCTGGCGCCGCGCCTAG